A genomic window from Terrisporobacter glycolicus ATCC 14880 = DSM 1288 includes:
- the dltA gene encoding D-alanine--poly(phosphoribitol) ligase subunit DltA — MKIIEGIKKYSTTDRIALICNDEKLTYNDLEKYSEAIALYLKDIYKEENTPIVIYGNKENMIMPCMIGALKSGRAYVPLDISLPMDRVFDITKEVSPKVLFNFSEETDFGDLNVINEDKLKEIIKKYENKTLGKENWVKGDENAYILFTSGSTGKPKGVQISSNNLDSFVNWISPYLKIDGSEKVVMNQAAYSFDLSVTSIYPALVHGATLFSLSKKVLADYKELFSQLERSNMAVWVSTPSFAGVCATEKDFDSNMLPKLESMIFIGETLPKSLAKELLDRFPNTRVINGYGPTEATVGVSVNDMSYELINDEKSLPVGYPMSNCKIKIVDDNGDEVKEGEKGEIIIIGPSVSKGYFNNEEKTNESFFYDEIDNVKHRAYKTGDKGYMLNGNIYYCGRVDFQIKLNGFRIEIEDIESNLRKVENIKNAIVIPVYKGEKIAYLKGIVQLKEDSELSNMKKGIAIKKELNKYIPSYMVPRTIKIIEDFPTNVNGKIDRKKLMEDN, encoded by the coding sequence ATGAAAATTATAGAAGGAATAAAAAAATATTCAACTACAGATAGAATTGCATTAATATGCAATGATGAAAAACTTACGTATAATGATTTAGAAAAGTATTCAGAAGCAATTGCTCTATACTTAAAAGATATATACAAAGAAGAAAATACACCTATAGTTATATATGGAAACAAAGAAAATATGATAATGCCATGTATGATAGGAGCTTTAAAATCTGGTAGAGCCTATGTTCCACTAGATATAAGCTTACCAATGGACAGAGTATTTGATATAACAAAAGAAGTTTCACCAAAGGTATTATTTAACTTTAGTGAAGAAACAGACTTTGGAGATTTAAATGTAATAAACGAAGATAAATTAAAAGAAATAATAAAAAAATATGAAAATAAAACTTTAGGAAAAGAAAACTGGGTAAAAGGTGACGAAAATGCCTATATCTTATTTACTTCAGGAAGTACAGGAAAACCAAAAGGTGTACAAATAAGTTCAAATAACTTAGACAGTTTTGTAAATTGGATAAGCCCTTATTTAAAAATTGATGGAAGCGAAAAGGTAGTTATGAATCAAGCAGCATACTCTTTTGACTTATCAGTAACTTCCATATATCCAGCACTAGTACATGGAGCAACTTTATTCTCTCTATCAAAGAAAGTACTAGCTGATTACAAAGAATTATTCAGCCAATTAGAAAGATCAAATATGGCTGTTTGGGTTTCTACACCATCTTTTGCAGGAGTTTGTGCAACAGAAAAAGATTTTGATAGTAACATGTTACCTAAACTTGAATCAATGATATTTATAGGAGAAACTCTTCCTAAAAGTTTAGCTAAGGAATTACTAGATAGATTCCCAAATACAAGAGTTATAAATGGATATGGGCCAACAGAAGCTACAGTTGGCGTTAGTGTAAATGACATGTCTTATGAATTAATAAATGATGAGAAAAGTCTTCCTGTTGGATATCCTATGTCAAACTGCAAAATAAAAATAGTAGATGACAATGGAGATGAAGTAAAAGAAGGAGAAAAAGGTGAGATTATCATAATAGGTCCTTCTGTTTCAAAAGGATATTTTAACAACGAAGAAAAAACAAATGAATCATTTTTCTATGATGAAATAGATAATGTTAAACATAGAGCATATAAAACAGGTGATAAAGGATATATGTTAAATGGAAACATATATTACTGTGGTAGAGTTGATTTTCAAATAAAATTAAATGGATTTAGAATAGAAATAGAAGATATTGAAAGTAATTTAAGAAAAGTTGAAAATATAAAAAATGCCATAGTTATACCTGTATACAAAGGTGAAAAAATTGCCTACTTAAAAGGAATAGTTCAACTAAAAGAAGATAGTGAACTAAGCAATATGAAAAAGGGTATAGCAATAAAAAAAGAGTTAAATAAATATATTCCTTCATATATGGTACCAAGAACTATAAAAATCATAGAAGACTTTCCAACAAATGTAAATGGAAAAATAGATAGAAAGAAACTTATGGAGGATAATTAA
- the dltD gene encoding D-alanyl-lipoteichoic acid biosynthesis protein DltD, which yields MKKLSYLIVPLIIGGIFLCGLNKFLDKEIDYMLKEKDLTSIINDERSDVKDKGTIANNYFLEKNNIMMLGSSELGHRTKQHPTYYFNPMRSKNSVIPIGRAYTQSLQDAASLGSFDPEVKDKKVVLLISMQWFMDKNGVTPHHYQTRFSPTQFYEFLSNPKISKENKDKFANRSSELLANADEYKSEAVYAKLYTSDSFVSDVEKVLLKPYFEIRKFAVKLKEKGTLYKKLIVLSSQKDKKPEPKKTIDWKMEKEKAIEDAKKRVGDNDLCIDKVYYKRYFGDNLNKVKNKYKDVNLLESKEFDDYQFALDVCRDLGIKPVVIMLPALDKFYNVTGISKAERHEFYDKAENIAKSKGFKVMDLRDKENEKYYLRDVMHLGTKGWVDVCEKLYKEFDQK from the coding sequence ATGAAGAAATTAAGTTATTTGATTGTACCATTAATAATCGGTGGTATATTTTTGTGTGGATTAAATAAATTCCTTGATAAGGAAATAGATTATATGCTTAAGGAAAAAGATTTAACATCAATAATAAATGATGAAAGAAGCGATGTAAAGGATAAAGGAACAATTGCCAATAATTATTTTTTAGAAAAAAATAATATTATGATGTTAGGCTCATCAGAATTAGGTCATCGAACAAAGCAACATCCAACTTACTATTTTAACCCTATGAGAAGCAAGAATAGTGTAATACCAATAGGAAGGGCATATACTCAAAGTTTACAGGATGCTGCATCATTAGGAAGTTTTGATCCAGAAGTAAAAGACAAGAAAGTTGTCTTATTAATTTCTATGCAGTGGTTTATGGATAAAAACGGCGTTACACCTCATCATTATCAAACTAGATTTTCACCAACTCAATTTTATGAGTTTTTAAGTAATCCCAAAATATCGAAGGAAAACAAAGATAAATTTGCCAATAGATCAAGTGAATTATTAGCAAATGCAGATGAATACAAATCGGAGGCTGTTTATGCTAAACTATATACTTCTGATTCTTTTGTATCAGATGTAGAAAAAGTACTTTTAAAACCTTATTTTGAAATTAGAAAATTTGCAGTAAAGCTTAAAGAAAAAGGTACTTTATATAAAAAATTAATAGTTTTATCATCACAAAAAGATAAGAAACCAGAACCTAAAAAAACTATAGATTGGAAAATGGAAAAGGAAAAAGCCATTGAAGATGCTAAAAAAAGAGTTGGAGACAACGATCTATGTATAGATAAAGTCTACTATAAAAGGTACTTTGGTGATAATTTAAACAAAGTAAAAAACAAATACAAAGATGTAAATCTTCTTGAATCAAAAGAGTTTGATGACTATCAATTTGCTCTAGATGTCTGTAGAGATTTAGGTATAAAACCTGTTGTTATAATGTTACCAGCTTTGGATAAATTTTATAATGTTACTGGTATTTCCAAGGCTGAAAGACATGAGTTTTATGATAAAGCTGAAAATATTGCAAAATCAAAAGGCTTTAAAGTTATGGACCTAAGAGATAAAGAAAATGAAAAGTACTACTTACGAGATGTAATGCATCTTGGAACGAAAGGTTGGGTGGATGTTTGTGAGAAATTATATAAAGAATTTGACCAAAAATAA
- a CDS encoding nitroreductase family protein: MDYKKLILNRKSVRDFKDTTIDTKYFKEIEDYINSSKKLLPEIQVEMKMYDFKDCYEKINELAGYNGFLIQAPNYILILSDVKEGYIENSGYIGERLILKARDLGIDSCWITFKDSKSIKERLNISSDKEVTAIIALGYEDDSKSKNKSTSDRLGVEEIVFMDEWGNNANVTELEERYLLDAFSYARMAPSSLNRQPWRFIIDGGKVILAVKTDDFSSDYEGSIDTGIAMLYFSLIIDTTMFDLKWYVGSLNKDYKIPADYKIVGYCSI, from the coding sequence ATGGATTACAAAAAGCTTATATTAAATAGAAAATCAGTAAGAGATTTTAAAGATACAACTATTGATACAAAATATTTTAAGGAGATAGAAGACTATATAAATAGTTCTAAAAAATTACTTCCTGAAATACAAGTTGAAATGAAAATGTATGACTTTAAAGATTGTTATGAAAAGATAAATGAGTTGGCAGGATATAACGGATTTTTAATTCAAGCGCCAAACTACATTTTAATACTTTCAGATGTGAAAGAAGGATATATAGAAAATAGTGGATATATTGGAGAAAGATTAATATTAAAAGCCAGAGATCTTGGAATAGATTCTTGTTGGATAACTTTTAAAGATAGTAAATCAATAAAAGAAAGACTAAATATTTCAAGTGATAAAGAAGTTACAGCTATAATTGCTTTAGGATATGAAGATGATAGTAAGAGTAAAAATAAAAGCACTTCAGACAGATTAGGTGTGGAAGAAATCGTATTCATGGATGAGTGGGGAAATAATGCAAATGTTACTGAATTAGAAGAAAGATATCTACTTGATGCATTTTCTTATGCTAGAATGGCACCTTCAAGTCTTAATAGACAACCATGGAGATTTATTATTGACGGTGGAAAAGTTATATTAGCAGTTAAAACAGATGATTTTAGTAGTGATTATGAAGGTAGTATAGATACAGGAATAGCAATGCTTTATTTTAGCTTAATAATAGATACAACAATGTTTGATTTAAAATGGTATGTGGGAAGTTTAAATAAAGATTATAAAATTCCAGCAGACTATAAAATAGTAGGATATTGTTCTATATAG
- a CDS encoding ABC transporter ATP-binding protein gives MNVLKVEKLKKTFIKDKKEFVAVNNFDLEIKERQCVGLVGESGCGKSTVAKIITNLEKSSEGNIFINNLNIKEFNSRNEKELYKQIQMIFQDPMDSFNPRIKLGNSIGEIKINFGYNKKEVKKEVIDLLEQVGLSKDYYYRYPKEVSGGECQRAAIARALLIKPKLLVCDEATSALDVSIQGQIINLLTYLQKKTNISFLFISHDLALVQNFCDKIYVMYEGEIVETGSRDQIINNANHPYTKLLLYSNFAIFEDDKYYMEEFDEMDMETDKTFNGCKFYERCPFRLELCKDNTPRLKNLQEEHFAACHIV, from the coding sequence GTGAATGTATTAAAGGTTGAAAAATTAAAAAAAACATTTATAAAAGACAAAAAGGAATTTGTAGCTGTGAACAATTTTGACTTAGAAATTAAAGAAAGACAATGTGTAGGCTTAGTTGGAGAGTCAGGATGTGGGAAAAGTACTGTAGCAAAAATTATAACTAATCTTGAAAAAAGTAGCGAAGGAAATATATTTATAAATAATTTAAATATTAAAGAATTTAATTCAAGAAATGAAAAAGAATTATATAAACAAATTCAAATGATTTTCCAAGATCCTATGGATTCTTTTAATCCTAGAATAAAACTTGGAAACTCCATTGGTGAGATAAAAATAAATTTTGGATATAATAAGAAGGAAGTTAAAAAAGAAGTAATTGATTTACTTGAACAAGTGGGCTTAAGTAAAGACTATTACTACAGATATCCAAAAGAAGTAAGTGGAGGAGAATGTCAAAGGGCAGCTATTGCTAGGGCATTATTAATAAAGCCAAAACTTTTAGTATGTGACGAGGCAACAAGTGCCTTAGACGTATCTATTCAAGGTCAGATTATAAATCTTTTAACATATTTACAGAAAAAAACAAATATAAGTTTTTTATTTATATCGCATGATTTAGCTTTGGTACAAAACTTCTGTGACAAAATATATGTAATGTATGAAGGCGAAATAGTAGAAACAGGAAGTAGAGACCAAATTATTAATAATGCTAATCACCCCTATACTAAGTTATTATTATATTCAAATTTTGCTATTTTTGAAGATGATAAATATTATATGGAAGAATTTGATGAAATGGATATGGAAACGGATAAAACTTTCAATGGATGCAAGTTTTATGAAAGATGTCCATTTAGATTAGAATTGTGCAAAGACAATACTCCAAGACTAAAAAATCTACAAGAAGAACATTTTGCAGCATGTCATATAGTTTAA
- a CDS encoding ABC transporter ATP-binding protein gives MKTILKTKNLCVSYGNTKILDNINISINKGEILGIVGESGSGKSTLLKSLVNLLPLNGKIEKGSIYYKNMDLVNLSKEELRQIRGKEISMIFQNSGTSLCPIRTIEKQFIETAKAHDNISKEEIRKNINEIFSKIHLKDVSRILKSYPFELSGGMNQRVGIALAMLSKPSIILADEPTSALDVTAQAQVVKTLMTLRDEFNTSIIIISHNMGVVSHMVDKVAVMYGGNIIEYGSKKDVIHRPLHPYTQMLIKSTPNMKKDELYGIPGKSPIFGENKKGCAFASRCDKSISKCLTEVPLAVNYENSIVNCHLYKEVTQEEIII, from the coding sequence ATGAAAACAATTCTTAAAACTAAGAATTTATGTGTAAGCTATGGAAATACAAAAATACTAGACAATATAAATATAAGTATTAATAAAGGAGAAATTCTTGGAATTGTAGGAGAATCTGGAAGTGGAAAAAGCACCTTATTAAAATCCTTAGTAAATTTATTGCCACTAAATGGAAAAATTGAAAAAGGAAGTATTTATTATAAAAATATGGACTTAGTAAATTTATCAAAAGAAGAATTACGTCAAATAAGAGGAAAAGAAATATCAATGATATTTCAAAATAGTGGGACATCTTTATGTCCAATTAGAACCATCGAAAAACAGTTTATAGAAACTGCAAAGGCCCATGACAACATAAGTAAAGAAGAAATAAGAAAAAACATCAATGAAATATTTTCTAAAATTCATTTAAAAGATGTAAGCAGAATATTAAAAAGTTATCCCTTTGAATTATCAGGAGGGATGAATCAAAGGGTGGGAATTGCTCTTGCCATGTTAAGTAAACCATCCATAATTTTAGCAGATGAGCCTACAAGCGCTCTTGATGTTACTGCACAGGCACAAGTTGTAAAGACTTTAATGACACTTAGAGATGAATTTAACACAAGTATAATTATAATTAGCCATAATATGGGGGTAGTTTCTCACATGGTAGATAAAGTTGCCGTAATGTATGGTGGAAATATTATAGAATATGGAAGTAAAAAAGATGTTATACATAGACCACTTCACCCTTATACACAAATGCTGATTAAATCTACACCAAATATGAAAAAGGATGAATTATATGGTATACCTGGGAAATCACCGATCTTTGGAGAAAATAAAAAAGGATGTGCTTTTGCTAGTAGATGTGATAAAAGTATAAGTAAATGTTTGACAGAAGTACCATTAGCAGTTAATTATGAGAACTCTATAGTAAATTGTCATTTATATAAAGAAGTAACTCAGGAGGAGATTATAATATAG
- a CDS encoding ABC transporter substrate-binding protein: MKINKKIISLVLVGVLSTGLLVGCSSSSNEGEGSKSSKTFTYGTTAYNSSEAGINPHKGYSGWPAIRYGVTETLFKFNENMELEPWLATDYKIVDDYTMKINLRDDVKFSNGNKMTGDSVKACFESLIKLNDRAPGDLAIKSIKADGQSITIKSKNKVTTLLNYFSDPYGGVIDVSDWDEKGDTCIGTGPFIAKSVSGEEIDLDKNENYWGGKPKVDKVVVKSFTDGDTMTMALQNGEIDATQGLPYASLDLFKKNDDYKISSKNTSRVYQIAYNYENKDLQNKKVRQAIAKSINKEDFTKTLLSGNGTPAVGVFPSNFSFANESVKGDDFDLEGAKKLLEEAGYKDSDNDGYVDKDGKNLTIRWLTYPSRMELPLLAESAQSTLKEIGIKADVNSTENHKDYIEKGEYDVYASAFVTAPTGDPQYYITTHLLDNSAYNSGHYHSDKVEKVTKELRNEFDAKKRSDLAIKIQQEVLNDCAYTYASHLKMSLVMKKNIKGFEAHPSDYYEITSNLDIE, encoded by the coding sequence ATGAAGATTAATAAAAAAATTATTAGCCTAGTTTTAGTAGGAGTACTAAGTACAGGACTTTTAGTTGGCTGTAGCTCCAGCTCAAATGAAGGTGAAGGTAGTAAGTCAAGTAAAACATTTACATATGGAACAACTGCCTATAATTCATCAGAGGCAGGAATAAATCCTCATAAAGGATATTCAGGATGGCCAGCTATAAGATATGGTGTGACAGAAACATTATTCAAATTTAATGAAAATATGGAACTTGAGCCATGGCTTGCTACTGATTATAAAATAGTAGATGATTACACTATGAAAATAAATTTAAGGGACGATGTTAAATTTTCAAATGGAAATAAAATGACAGGAGATTCTGTAAAAGCATGTTTTGAAAGTTTAATAAAGCTTAACGATAGAGCACCAGGAGATTTGGCAATAAAATCTATAAAAGCAGATGGACAAAGTATAACAATTAAATCAAAAAACAAAGTAACTACTTTACTAAATTACTTTTCAGATCCATATGGAGGAGTAATTGATGTGTCTGACTGGGATGAAAAGGGAGATACATGTATAGGAACAGGTCCATTTATAGCTAAATCTGTATCAGGAGAAGAAATAGACTTGGACAAAAATGAAAATTACTGGGGTGGTAAGCCTAAAGTTGATAAAGTAGTTGTTAAAAGTTTTACTGACGGTGATACAATGACAATGGCTCTACAAAATGGAGAAATAGATGCAACTCAAGGACTACCTTATGCAAGTTTAGATTTATTTAAAAAAAATGATGATTATAAAATAAGCTCTAAAAATACTTCAAGAGTTTATCAAATAGCATATAACTATGAAAATAAAGATTTACAAAATAAAAAAGTAAGACAAGCCATTGCAAAATCTATAAATAAAGAAGACTTTACTAAAACATTATTAAGTGGCAATGGTACACCAGCAGTAGGTGTATTTCCTTCAAACTTCTCATTTGCTAATGAATCAGTAAAAGGAGATGATTTCGACTTAGAAGGAGCTAAAAAATTATTAGAGGAAGCTGGTTACAAAGATAGTGACAATGATGGATATGTAGACAAAGATGGTAAAAACTTGACTATTCGCTGGTTAACTTATCCTTCTCGTATGGAATTACCATTACTTGCAGAATCAGCTCAGTCTACTTTAAAAGAAATAGGTATAAAAGCTGATGTTAACTCTACTGAAAACCATAAGGATTACATTGAAAAAGGTGAGTATGACGTTTATGCAAGTGCTTTTGTTACAGCGCCAACTGGTGATCCTCAATATTACATAACTACTCACTTACTTGATAACTCTGCCTATAACAGTGGACATTACCACAGTGACAAAGTTGAGAAAGTGACAAAAGAGCTTAGAAATGAATTTGATGCTAAAAAAAGAAGTGATTTAGCAATAAAAATACAACAAGAAGTTTTAAATGATTGTGCATATACTTATGCATCTCACTTAAAAATGTCTTTAGTAATGAAAAAGAATATAAAAGGATTTGAGGCTCATCCATCAGATTACTATGAAATAACTTCTAATTTAGATATTGAGTAA
- the nikC gene encoding nickel transporter permease — protein sequence MEKSIGKQNIKRSNLINNTLDNLNSIKKNKTKIKLYILLVIVAVLLLIALFGQYIVPHDPYAQDLSNALSSPSKEFIFGTDRYGRCLFSRVVVGSKTTMFSALGLVAIIATFGTIVGSICGYVGGKIDEVIMRISDVFLAFPGMVFAIAVAGVLGGGIVNAVISLALISWPKFSRLARGNVLTIKNSTYIQAAKLSGCSHMKIIFKHIFPNILGPIIVTATLDIGVMMMELAGLSFLGLGAMPPTAEWGSMMSNGRSMIQSSPWVIFAPGFAIFITVIIFNLLGDTVRDYLDVSNNK from the coding sequence ATGGAAAAATCAATAGGTAAACAAAATATAAAAAGAAGTAATCTAATTAATAACACTTTAGATAATTTAAATAGTATAAAAAAAAATAAAACAAAGATAAAACTATATATTCTATTAGTAATAGTAGCTGTATTACTTTTGATTGCATTGTTTGGACAGTATATTGTGCCACACGATCCTTATGCTCAGGATTTATCAAATGCTTTAAGTTCTCCAAGTAAAGAGTTTATATTTGGGACAGATAGATACGGCAGATGTTTATTTTCTAGAGTTGTGGTTGGATCAAAAACAACTATGTTTTCAGCTTTAGGATTAGTAGCAATTATAGCTACATTTGGTACCATAGTTGGATCTATTTGTGGGTATGTTGGTGGAAAAATAGATGAAGTTATTATGAGAATTTCAGACGTTTTCTTAGCCTTTCCAGGAATGGTATTTGCCATAGCAGTGGCAGGTGTTCTTGGTGGGGGAATTGTTAATGCAGTTATTTCACTGGCACTTATATCTTGGCCAAAGTTTTCACGTCTTGCGAGAGGTAATGTTTTAACAATAAAAAACAGCACCTATATTCAAGCAGCAAAATTAAGTGGATGTTCACATATGAAAATAATATTTAAGCATATTTTCCCAAATATATTGGGACCAATAATAGTAACGGCCACTTTGGATATTGGAGTTATGATGATGGAACTTGCTGGGCTATCATTTTTAGGTCTAGGTGCCATGCCACCTACTGCTGAATGGGGATCCATGATGAGTAATGGCAGAAGTATGATTCAATCATCTCCTTGGGTAATATTCGCTCCAGGATTTGCAATATTTATTACAGTAATTATTTTTAATTTACTAGGTGATACAGTTAGAGATTATTTAGATGTAAGCAACAATAAATAA
- the nikB gene encoding nickel ABC transporter permease, which translates to MVYIRKYIVRRLLQLIPILIGITLLSFALMQTSKTDAVDLLYQDAGNVASEEVKEEMRKDLGLDKPFLVQYITWLGNVLKGDMGVSYVMKKPVFTEFMKRLPNTIALTISSILVTLIISVPLGILSAVKQNKLTDYIIRFLSFIGNSLPGFFLSLILIYIFSLKLNLLPVMGNNGLQSLILPTLTLSTAMSAKYTRQIRATVLEELSKDYVLGLRSRGIKENHILYVNILKVALLTVVTLLGLSIGSLLGGTAIVESIFMWDGVGKLAVDAIKMMDYPIIQAYVIWMAVIFVVINLITDILYNYLDPRIRIGKDVW; encoded by the coding sequence GTGGTATATATTAGAAAATATATTGTCAGAAGACTTCTTCAACTTATACCCATATTAATAGGAATTACATTATTATCCTTTGCATTAATGCAAACTTCAAAAACTGATGCTGTAGATTTATTATATCAAGATGCAGGTAATGTTGCATCAGAAGAAGTTAAGGAAGAAATGAGAAAAGATCTTGGCTTAGATAAGCCATTTTTAGTTCAATATATAACTTGGTTAGGTAATGTACTTAAAGGTGATATGGGAGTATCTTATGTAATGAAGAAACCTGTATTTACAGAATTTATGAAAAGATTACCAAATACAATAGCTCTTACAATAAGTTCTATTTTAGTGACACTTATTATATCAGTTCCTTTAGGAATATTATCAGCAGTAAAACAAAATAAATTAACAGACTATATAATAAGGTTTTTAAGCTTTATTGGAAATTCACTTCCTGGATTTTTTCTTTCATTAATATTAATTTATATCTTTTCCTTAAAATTAAATTTACTTCCAGTAATGGGAAACAATGGCTTACAAAGTTTAATATTACCAACACTAACACTTTCAACAGCCATGTCAGCAAAATATACAAGGCAAATAAGGGCTACAGTATTAGAAGAATTAAGCAAGGACTATGTACTAGGTTTAAGATCTAGAGGAATAAAAGAAAATCATATACTATATGTTAACATTTTAAAAGTTGCATTATTAACTGTAGTAACTTTACTTGGATTATCCATAGGTTCACTTTTGGGAGGAACTGCCATAGTTGAGTCCATATTTATGTGGGATGGCGTGGGGAAACTAGCAGTTGATGCAATTAAGATGATGGACTATCCAATTATACAAGCATATGTCATATGGATGGCAGTAATTTTTGTAGTTATAAATCTTATAACAGATATACTATACAATTACTTAGATCCAAGAATTAGAATAGGTAAGGATGTATGGTGA
- a CDS encoding class I SAM-dependent methyltransferase: MLNEKSNVDEIVSGLQKYWNYRAPSYSKSNIEELNNFKRDAWLKILLNNAPKKEKLKVLDVGAGPGFFSILMSLAGHEVTAVDVSHEMIENAKENARQYDVNINFVQVDGINLPFEEKTFDFIISRNVLWNLEYPKEALKEWKRLLSDDGHVVYFDANQYLHLFDEKQKKLVEEDIRKMEILFNDKYKVTPEIEHLENIARKLVLSNKVRPAWDVKALKECGYNVIEVEEDMGRYVWDEKQKVEQKSRPLFMVVAK; this comes from the coding sequence ATGTTAAATGAAAAATCTAATGTGGATGAAATTGTAAGTGGTTTGCAAAAATATTGGAATTATAGAGCACCATCATACTCAAAAAGCAATATAGAAGAGTTAAACAACTTTAAAAGAGATGCTTGGTTAAAAATATTATTAAATAATGCTCCCAAAAAAGAAAAATTAAAGGTCCTTGATGTGGGTGCAGGTCCTGGATTTTTCTCTATTTTAATGTCATTAGCTGGCCATGAAGTTACTGCAGTAGATGTTAGTCATGAAATGATAGAAAATGCAAAGGAAAATGCCAGACAATATGATGTGAATATAAATTTTGTGCAAGTGGATGGTATAAACCTACCTTTTGAAGAAAAGACTTTTGATTTTATAATATCCAGGAATGTTCTTTGGAACTTAGAATATCCTAAAGAAGCTCTAAAAGAATGGAAGAGACTATTAAGTGATGATGGCCATGTTGTATATTTTGATGCCAATCAATATTTGCATTTGTTTGATGAGAAGCAAAAAAAATTAGTAGAAGAAGATATAAGAAAAATGGAAATCCTATTCAATGACAAATATAAAGTTACGCCTGAAATTGAACATTTAGAAAATATAGCCAGAAAACTAGTTTTATCAAATAAAGTAAGACCAGCTTGGGATGTAAAAGCACTTAAAGAATGTGGATACAATGTTATTGAAGTGGAAGAAGATATGGGAAGATATGTGTGGGATGAAAAACAAAAAGTTGAACAAAAATCAAGACCACTATTTATGGTGGTAGCAAAATAA
- a CDS encoding class I SAM-dependent methyltransferase, translated as MNIIIKENCEDDCEFNIMDNHILEFEDNYFDLIVSRNVTWTLYNPQKAYKEWKRVLKPGGKLIIFDANWYLSFFDDYVKEKVEKSIKDYKKEYSRN; from the coding sequence ATGAATATTATTATCAAAGAAAATTGCGAAGATGATTGTGAATTTAATATCATGGATAATCACATTCTTGAATTTGAAGACAATTATTTTGATTTAATTGTAAGTAGAAATGTAACATGGACTTTGTATAATCCACAAAAAGCTTATAAAGAATGGAAAAGAGTATTAAAACCAGGTGGAAAATTAATTATCTTTGATGCCAACTGGTATTTGTCATTTTTTGATGATTATGTAAAAGAAAAAGTTGAAAAGTCTATTAAAGATTATAAGAAAGAGTATAGTAGGAACTAA